A window of Gemmatimonadota bacterium genomic DNA:
TCCGCTTCCTCGCACTCCGGCCGGTCCGCCGGCTGCTCGAGCGCGGCCTCGGGAACGTGGCCGCCGAGTCCTACGAGCGGCAGATCGAGGGGGTGCGCGAGGAGCTCGGCCAGCTCTCCGCCCGCGACCCCGAGCGCGCACGCCTCGCCCACTTCCTGCACCACATCCGCGACCGCGAGCCCGCGCTCCTCGCCCGCGCGACACTCGAGGCGGGCGGCTTCGCCGAGACTGCCGGCTACCGGCAGGGCGCGGAAGAGTTCTACCGCACCGCGCTCGAGCTCGCGGAAGTGCAACACCTGCGCCTCGAGAAGCTCGAGGCTCTGCGCCGCCTAGGCACCCTCAGCCGCCCCATCTCTGCCGCCACCGCGGAGGCGTACTTCCGTCGCGCCATCGAGCTCGCACTCCCGGTGGGCGAGCACGAGGAATGGGCCCTGGCCATGGAGGGGCTCGGGTCACTGCAGCAGGAGCGCGGCCAGGCCGACGACGCCGCCAGCACCTTTCGGGAAATCCTCGAGCGCGGGCGCGCCTGGGGAGACGAGCGCATCATCGCGGGCGCCTCGGCCAGCCTGTGCACGCATGAACTGCGGGGCGGCCGCCTCGAGCGCGCTCTGGAACACGGCTGGACCGCGCTCGGCCTGCTGCAGGACGAGCCGCGGCGCTGCCTCGTCCTGGCCGACCTGGCGACCGCCTTCGCCCGGCTCGGCATCTTCCCGGCCGCCGAGCGCTGCTACCAGATCGTCGCCTTGCGCTCGCCGGAGCCGGGTCCGCGCGCCCAAGCGCGCGCGCGTCACGCCGCTCTCGCCGCCGAAGCCGGGGACGCAGCCTCATTCCGCAGCCGGCGCCAACAGCTCCTGAAGGAGGCCGGGGAGTTTAAAGCCCACCCGGCAGCCTACGCGGCCCTGCACCTCGAGCTGGGCCGCGGCTGCCTCCTCGCCGGCGACGCGGACTTCGCGCGCGACCACTTGCGCCAGGCGCTGGCCACGGCGAGAAAGCACCACTTCCCAGATGTCCTGCGGCGCGCCGAGGAAATGCTCCCGATCCTCGAGCACGCTGCGGCCGGCATCGAGCCCGCACGGCCCACGACCACACCACCCGGGACGCTGGCCCGACGGATCGCCGCCCAGGTCGAATCCTTCGGCCAAGCCCTGGTGCCCGCTTCGAGCTAGACGGGTGGCTCGCCACTAGGAGAGCAGGTCTCGCTCGCCTCGCGACACTTCGCGCACCCAGAGCTGGTAGTCAATGGCGGCGGCAAGCGCGGCCTCGATGCTGCGCACCACGTCCTGCTCGCCCACCTCGCGCCGCGCGCGCTCCACCAGTGCCGAGTCCAGGACGAAGGTGAAGGGTCGGCGCGGCTCGGACCGTTTCCCTCGTCGCTGCTGCGGCGCCCGACCACCCATCGAGCTCATGCCGGTTGCGCTCCCCGCCCGGGGTCTCTCTGCCGCTTCCCGCCCCACCCGCGGATGCTGGCGCCCGCTGCGGCGCAGCGCCATGGCACTTTCGGACAGCCGATGCGCTTGCGCCGCGCGAAGGTTTCGACATATTTGCTGCTCATGGAATCGAGGCCCAAGCAATTGATTGTGGTGGGCGACCGCGTGCTGATCGCCCCCGAGGAAGGGGAGGAGCGCAGTCGTGTAGGGCTCTACCTGCCGCCCACGGCCGTGGACAACCAGGCCGTCCAGGGCGGTTCGGTGGTAGCCACGGGCCCCGGCACGCCGATCTCGGCGCCCACGGACCTGGACGAGGAACCCTGGAAGATCACGGGAGGCGAAGCGCGTTATCTGCCGGTCCAGGCGCGCGTCGGCGATTACGCCATCTTCTTCCGCCGCGCCGCCGTCGAGATCAGCTTCGAGGAGAAGAAGTACCTGGTCGTGCCGCAGGCGGCGATCCTGGTGTTGATCCGCCAGTCCGCGCCCGCCGAAGCTGCCCGGTAGCCCGACCCGCAGCTCGCTCCCGCGCCCGTTCCTCCGCTCTGGCAAGCGTCTTCCCGACCGTAGCAGCCTCGTAAACCCGGAAGCGCCGGAAGCGGCCCCGGAAGCGCCGGAAGCGCCGGAAGCGGCCCAGCCGGAAGCGGCCCAGCCGGAAGCGGCCCAGGCTTGCGCGGACCGGCTGGCCGCGCCACATTTCTCAGCCGGCCTACCGATCCTCGACCTGGAAGCGCCATGAAAATCTTTCGTGGGCAGCAAACTTCTTTCCGCGCGCAGCGCCGGGCCATGCTGGAAGAGCTCGAATCGTTGGCCCGTCGCGCGCGGGTGCTGCCGCTGGTGGCGCCGGTGCTCCTGCTGGGCGGGTGGGGGCTGGGCAAGCTGACCATGCGGGCACTCGAGCTGCCAGGCGGGAGCGTCGTGCGCACGGGAGTGGCGGCCGAGCCCTCGCGCATCCACCTCGAGGCGCTGAGCCGGCATTTGCAGGCGCTGCGCGAGCACGGGACGGAGACCGCCGAATACGTGATGCTCTACCAGGCCCACATTGCACCTGTGGAGCGCGCGCTCTACCGGCGGGGCGTACCCCCAGGCACAGCGCGCAGGGTGGCGTGGCCACTGGTCGAGCACGCCTATCGCCGCGGCGTGGATCCCGCCACAGTGGTCTCGGTGCTGCTCGTGGAAAGCCGGGGCCGGCCTTACGCCACGAGCCCGGTCGGCGCGCGCGGGCTGATGCAAGTGATGCCAGACTGGGAAGGCCGCTGGCGGGGGTGCGGGCGCAACCTCTACGACATCGAGGACAACCTCTGCAACGGCATCAGCATCCTGGCGTGGTACCTGCGCCGGAGCGCGGGCGATGAGCGGCGCGCGCTCCTCGGCTACAATGGCTGCATCCGTGGCAGCAACACGCCCGACTGCTGGCGTTACCCGGACAAGATCGCGCGGCTGCGGCACCAGATCCGTCGGGAATTGCACGCGGGCCAGCGCGCCGCCCCGGCCGCCGCCGCACCCTGACCCACACAGGGGCGCGCTGCAAGCCGGGAGCAGCGCTCCCCGATCCAACCCCCAACCTGTGAGCAAAAGGGGGACGCACCGCAGGGCGGGAGCGGCCTCCCCCGAGAGGGTGTTCGGCCGGCACTCAGTTTGGATGCCAACCACAATGCCCACACCTCAGGGACTGAGTGCCGGCCACCCTCGAGGGGGAGGGCCGCTCCCGCCGCTCCCGCTCCTATCGCCCGAGTTCGGCCAGCAGGGCTGCGGCCGCGTGCGTCCCCTTCTCGAAGTTTTCCAGGCTGAGCCACTCGTCGGGCGCGTGCGCGTTCTCACCCGGCAGCCCGAACCCCATGAGCAGCACGGGCGCGCCCAGTACCCTCTCGAAGTCGGTCACAATGGGGATGGACCCGCCTTCGCCGGCGTAGACGGGCGGGCGGCCGAAGGCCTGCTCGAGCGCCCGCGCCGCGGCCTCGTACAGCGGTCCTTCGAGCCGCGCCCGCCACGGATGCCCGGACTGCAGCACCTTCACCTGCGCGCGGGCGCCCTCGGGGGTCATGCTCTCGACGTGCTGCCGGAAGATGCGCTGGATGCGCGCCGGATCCTGGTCCGGCACCAGGCGGCAGCTCACCTTGGCCATGGCCTGCGCCGGCAGCACTGTCTTGGGGCCCTGGCCCACGTAGCCGGAGAGCATCCCGTTCACCTCGACCGTGGGTCTCACCCAGACGCGCTCGAGCGTCGTCTGCCCCGCCTCCCCCTGCAGCGACGGGGCACCCGTTTCCTCAAGGAATTTGCGCTCGTCGAACGGCAGCTCCCGGATCTCCGCGCGGTAATCCCCGGCCTGGTTCACGTCGTCGTAAAAGCCGGGAATCGCGATTCTCCAGCTTTCGTCGTGGAAGCTGGCAATGATGCGGGCCAGGGCGGTGGCCGGGTTCACCACGGCCCCGCCGTAGCTGCCGGAGTGCAGGTCGCGGGCGGGACCCTGCACCTCGATCTCGAAGTAGGCGAGCCCGCGCAGTGACGCGCCGATGGTGGGCACGCCCGGCGCCACCATAGTGGTGTCCGAGACCACCACGGCGTCCGCGGCCAGCCGCTGCGCATTCGCCTCGACGAAGGGCATCAGGTTGACACTGCCCACCTCTTCCTCGCCTTCCACCAGCATGACCAGATTGACGGGCAGTCGGCCGGCGGAGCGCATGTGCGCCTCGAGCGCCTTTACGTGTAGGTAGAGCTGGCCCTTGTCGTCCACGGCGCCGCGGGCGTAGAGCCTGCCCTCCCGCGCCTCGGGCTGGAAGGGCGGCGTCGTCCACAGCTCGAGCGGCTCCGGCGGCTGGACATCATAATGCCCGTAGATGAGCACTGTGGGCGCGCCAGCGCCGGCGCCCCGCCACTCGCCCAACACGATGGGGTGGCCGGCTGTGTTTTCAATGGACGCCTCGAGTCCCACCCGGTCCAGCTCCGCCGCCAGCCAGTCTGCCGCGCGCCGTACATCCGGGTCGTGCTCCCTGCGCGCACTCACGCTGGGGATGCGCAGGAACTCGGTCAGCTCCTCCTGGAAGCGGGCGAGGTTGGCCTGGATGTAGGCGTGGAGGTCTGCACTCATGGTTCCCGCCTCTCGCTACCGCGACGGGCTGCCCGTCAGCTCGTCCAGTAGCGACTTGGCCTGATAGACGTTGCGCAGCGCCTCCAGGATGCCGGCAGAATGGACGCCAATTGACCTTCCCGCCTCGGTCATGTACACGAACTCGTTGGGCAACTGCTCGATGTTGCCGTCGAAGGCGATGCCCACGATCCGGCCCTCCCGGTCGATCATCGGACTGCCACTGTTCCCGCCCGTGATGTCCGTGGTAGCCACGAAGTTCAGGGGCACGCTCAGATTCACCGCGCTGCGCCGCTCCGCGAATGTGCGCGGCAGGGTCCAGGGCATCTCGTTCTTGAAGTTGTTGGCCCGCTCGTAGAGGCCGTAGAAGGAGGTGAAGGGAGATGCCACAGTGCCGTTGTACGGGTAGCGGCGGACCACGCCGTCCGAGATGCGCAGCGTGAAGGTGGCATCGGGAGGGAGCTGCGTCCCGAACACGGCGAACAGCGCCTTGGCGAGTCGCTCCTCCTGTACGGCTTCGCTGGCGTTGAGCTCGGCGGAGCGTGCGGCC
This region includes:
- a CDS encoding co-chaperone GroES, with translation MESRPKQLIVVGDRVLIAPEEGEERSRVGLYLPPTAVDNQAVQGGSVVATGPGTPISAPTDLDEEPWKITGGEARYLPVQARVGDYAIFFRRAAVEISFEEKKYLVVPQAAILVLIRQSAPAEAAR
- a CDS encoding lytic transglycosylase domain-containing protein, coding for MLYQAHIAPVERALYRRGVPPGTARRVAWPLVEHAYRRGVDPATVVSVLLVESRGRPYATSPVGARGLMQVMPDWEGRWRGCGRNLYDIEDNLCNGISILAWYLRRSAGDERRALLGYNGCIRGSNTPDCWRYPDKIARLRHQIRRELHAGQRAAPAAAAP
- a CDS encoding dipeptidase: MSADLHAYIQANLARFQEELTEFLRIPSVSARREHDPDVRRAADWLAAELDRVGLEASIENTAGHPIVLGEWRGAGAGAPTVLIYGHYDVQPPEPLELWTTPPFQPEAREGRLYARGAVDDKGQLYLHVKALEAHMRSAGRLPVNLVMLVEGEEEVGSVNLMPFVEANAQRLAADAVVVSDTTMVAPGVPTIGASLRGLAYFEIEVQGPARDLHSGSYGGAVVNPATALARIIASFHDESWRIAIPGFYDDVNQAGDYRAEIRELPFDERKFLEETGAPSLQGEAGQTTLERVWVRPTVEVNGMLSGYVGQGPKTVLPAQAMAKVSCRLVPDQDPARIQRIFRQHVESMTPEGARAQVKVLQSGHPWRARLEGPLYEAAARALEQAFGRPPVYAGEGGSIPIVTDFERVLGAPVLLMGFGLPGENAHAPDEWLSLENFEKGTHAAAALLAELGR